TGAAGGTGTTGCGTCGCCGTTATCATCGGAGTGAGCGGTTGTACATTGTGCTGGACAACTTTTCCCCTCACCACCATAAGAAAGTCAAGACTTGGGCCCGTGAAAACAACGTGGAGTTGATCTATACGCCGACATATGCATCTTGGTTAAACCGGATTGAATGTCATTTTGGCCCGCTTCGCAAGTTCGTTTTCGAAGGAAGCAATTATTCATCTCATGATGAATTGGCTAAAGCCATCCAAGCATACATCCGTTGGCGCAACAAAAACAAACATCACGAAGCCATCTTAAAAGAACAAAACAAGATCAAGGTTGCCTGAAGGGGCATTACCTTCCAACCAAGCATTTTTACCGCCAACCCTCCCAAGCTCCCCAGTCTTCTTCTTGAAACGCTTCCTTCCCTCCGTTCCAATCGATGTAGTAATAGGTGATGATAAAGGTAAACAAAGGAAGAAATAAGAGATTCAGGACCAATTGCACCACAGCAATGACGAGAAAACGGGTAGTTAGATATAGAGTGCCGTTCAGGACAACATATTCAACAATCATCTCAAACAAACCGAACAGAAAGACGATGAGGAGCAATTGAAAGAAATGTTTTTTACCCATTCTAAAGGCCCGTTTAAATCCCTTCCACCAATGTTTTTTCTCGATCACAGCTACATAGGGAAAAAGATATAGCCAAACGGCGATTAGAATTCCGGGAACGATAAACAACAATCCACCGAAAGCCGACAAAAACGCATAAAGAATTCCCATGATATAAACGGGAAAAATATGTTCCAAAATACTGCGAAACCCGTCCTTAAACCGGACATCTTCCCCCATCGCATCCCGGTAAGCCAGTTCAATAAATGGTATCTGGGATACGGACAAAGCCAACAACACAAGAAACGCGCGGAAAAAGTGAGCGATGAAAAGAAGATCCAACGCTCCGTAGTATCGAAAAAAATAATTGGTAAATATCAGGGCGAAGAAATAAACCGGAGTGATCAAGAGCAGGCCTAGTATTAGTACGGTCCAAAACCGATGCATCATCAAAAGAAACGCATCCCGGATCTGGTTCATCTCTTCACCTCATTTGCCTTCGCTTTTCTCCTCATCCCGCGGGTTCCTTGTAATGGAGAATACCCACTCAAAGTGCTTTTCTGTATTTTTTTCCCTCCGTATGTCATTCCGTACATCCTCATGCGCCTCCAAATCTGCCTTATTTGTAATCGTCATCGCCTGATGATGTTTTTTTAACCGTCGATAACACCACCAAAAGGGAAAACGGGTAATGGACACCCGTGAGGAAAGATACCCCAAAAACTTCTCCCTTTCTTCATAGGTGGACACCTGAACATCGTGTTGAATGAACAAGCATTCGATGTAGCGATAAAACCGGGATCGAAGTCTTTGAACAAATTCCTCTGTAATCACATAGTGGGTCGATAATTCGTGTAACATTTTCTCTGTGTCTAAGACAATTTCCCGGAGTTCCTGCTGTTTCTCCAGGGCCTTTCGGGGAATGCTCCGGAAGACGTCAAAGGCTGTCTGAATATCCGGTGGCAATGGCTCGTTCAGAATGTCCTGAATCCGGTTCAGCAGCCTCTCCAACTCCTCCCAGTTATATGTCGAACGATTCGCGTAGCGTGGCCCCGCAAGCAAAATCTCCCGAAACATCCCATCCGTGGAGTTGATCATCCTCAGCGGCTTTTTCGCCTCTGAAAACGGTGGAACCGTTCCATCTTCCCGGATGACCAAATACCCTTGGGATGTTTTAGTGGGATTAAACTTTCCACGGACATAGGTGGAATAATAATAAAGTTTGCCCGACACCCACGCCCGACTGGGTCCTACATTTTCGCTTTCTCCCTCTTTCTTATACATTGCCGCTGCTTTTTTCACCGCCTCAGGAACCACCGGGAAGGGCTTTCGGGGTTTTAAATCGGGCCGGATTCGTTTTTTCATTTTCATTCCCCTTTTCTCTATGTTTCAGCGTGTTACCATCCCAACAAGTTTCCAAGCTTCTTTACGCCGCTTTTCACTCCGTTCCATGCCTTCTTAAAGACCTCCCGATGTTTATACCCCCAGCTGACTGCTCCCAGCACTGTTCCCGTTACCATCAATGTAACTCCCAAAGGTGTGGGCCCTGCAAGGGTACCAGCAGCAAAGAGAACGTCCCCTCCGGATCCGATGGCATCGAAAATGGCATCAGTTCGATCTTGTCCTGTAGAATTAATGGCCTTCACCGTGTGCATCACTGTCTCGGTTCCCGAAAGGGTAATATCGACTATCGCAATTCCTTTACCCAATTTGCTGAGAGCAAACCCGTTACTTTTAGCCGCTTCGTTCCATTGCTTCAATGAATTTATCCATTTAGTAATTCCTTTACCTTGGAGTATCTCTCCTCCAGCTCTCGTACCCTCAACAATTCCTCTAAGTCTTTGAAAATCTTGATACTGCTTATAAAGCTGTATCCCTTTGTCGGCACGATCCCAGGTATCATGAATAAATTGCACCTCTTTATACTCATCGGGGAATAAGCCCAATATACCCCGGTACGCGCCA
This DNA window, taken from Planifilum fulgidum, encodes the following:
- a CDS encoding transposase, whose product is KVLRRRYHRSERLYIVLDNFSPHHHKKVKTWARENNVELIYTPTYASWLNRIECHFGPLRKFVFEGSNYSSHDELAKAIQAYIRWRNKNKHHEAILKEQNKIKVA